From the Thermococcus guaymasensis DSM 11113 genome, one window contains:
- a CDS encoding PrsW family intramembrane metalloprotease produces MSIIASIVFFAYVPALILLWYFYHEDKLEPEPKRYVIATFLLGATLSVGVAFVIEAILTPRWGRGIYLLPLSSFYMALVAGFVEEPSKALAILYPFRAGQMDGIMDGVVYGVAAGLGFAATENFLYGLGYGLPTTVFRAFLTPLAHGTWSAIVGVGYGLVSEGKAKSVGSFLFTAMFLHFLWDYFAFMSVAVPAYDIMLIFLLLLNLTILRYFILLGRAEDEQRRWYYALREMWRW; encoded by the coding sequence ATGAGCATCATAGCGTCAATAGTGTTCTTCGCGTATGTGCCGGCCTTGATACTCCTGTGGTACTTCTATCATGAGGACAAACTGGAGCCTGAGCCAAAGAGGTACGTCATTGCAACGTTTCTCTTGGGCGCAACTCTCTCTGTAGGCGTCGCCTTTGTGATAGAGGCCATTCTTACCCCGAGATGGGGCAGGGGGATTTACCTCCTTCCCCTAAGTTCCTTTTATATGGCCCTTGTCGCAGGTTTTGTAGAGGAGCCCTCAAAGGCCCTCGCTATATTGTACCCCTTCAGGGCAGGGCAGATGGACGGTATCATGGACGGTGTTGTCTACGGAGTAGCCGCTGGACTAGGATTTGCCGCGACCGAGAACTTTCTCTACGGGCTGGGCTACGGCCTTCCAACGACTGTTTTTAGGGCGTTCCTGACTCCCCTTGCACACGGCACCTGGAGCGCAATAGTCGGGGTTGGATATGGGCTCGTCTCTGAGGGGAAAGCGAAATCCGTCGGAAGCTTTCTCTTCACGGCAATGTTCCTGCACTTTCTCTGGGACTACTTCGCCTTCATGAGCGTGGCCGTTCCTGCCTACGATATCATGCTCATCTTTCTCCTGCTCCTCAATTTGACAATCCTGAGGTACTTCATCCTCCTCGGTCGTGCAGAGGATGAGCAGAGGAGATGGTACTATGCGCTTAGAGAGATGTGGAGGTGGTAG
- a CDS encoding 50S ribosomal protein L15e: MGMYKYIREAWKSPKKSYVGELLKKRMIKWRREPVVVRIERPTRLDRARSLGYQAKQGYVVVRVRVRRGGRKRPRWKGGRKPSKMGMVKYSPKKSLQWIAEEKAARKFPNLEVLNSYWVGEDGMYKWFEVIMVDPHHPVIKSDPKIAWITGKAHKGRVFRGLTSAGKRGRGLRNKGKGAEKVRPSVRANKGKTK, encoded by the coding sequence ATGGGAATGTACAAGTACATAAGGGAAGCCTGGAAGAGCCCCAAGAAGAGCTACGTGGGAGAGCTCCTCAAGAAGAGGATGATAAAGTGGCGCCGTGAGCCTGTCGTGGTGAGGATTGAAAGGCCGACGAGGCTCGACCGTGCCAGGAGCCTCGGATATCAAGCAAAGCAGGGATATGTCGTCGTCCGCGTCCGCGTCAGGCGCGGAGGAAGGAAGAGACCCAGGTGGAAGGGAGGAAGGAAGCCGAGCAAGATGGGTATGGTCAAGTACTCGCCAAAGAAGAGCCTCCAGTGGATAGCCGAGGAGAAGGCCGCGAGAAAGTTCCCGAACCTTGAGGTCCTCAACAGCTACTGGGTCGGCGAGGACGGAATGTACAAGTGGTTCGAGGTCATAATGGTTGACCCGCACCACCCGGTCATTAAGAGCGACCCGAAGATAGCCTGGATCACAGGTAAGGCCCACAAGGGTAGAGTATTTAGAGGTCTCACCAGCGCTGGCAAGAGGGGCCGCGGCCTGAGGAACAAGGGTAAAGGAGCGGAGAAGGTCAGGCCCAGCGTGAGGGCCAACAAGGGCAAGACCAAGTGA
- a CDS encoding type II toxin-antitoxin system VapC family toxin, which yields MLYADTDFFLALLKPNDWLKENAKRLYEKYKGQIKTSEATFLELLILSKKFGLDPVRLLSAVMAIIEEENEDYLRAAYYMKEHDLNPFDAVHAAKCGGTIISSDKAFDRLGIRRIKLEKPEEE from the coding sequence ATGCTCTACGCAGACACCGATTTTTTCCTTGCCCTTCTCAAACCCAACGACTGGCTGAAGGAGAACGCCAAAAGGCTCTATGAGAAATATAAAGGGCAGATAAAGACCTCGGAGGCAACTTTCCTTGAGCTTTTGATACTCTCAAAGAAGTTCGGCCTTGATCCCGTTAGACTACTATCGGCCGTGATGGCCATAATCGAAGAGGAAAACGAGGACTACCTTCGGGCGGCCTACTACATGAAGGAGCATGACTTAAATCCTTTCGACGCTGTTCACGCGGCAAAGTGCGGGGGGACGATAATCAGCTCGGATAAGGCCTTTGACAGGCTGGGAATCAGGAGGATAAAGCTCGAAAAACCGGAAGAAGAATAG
- a CDS encoding AbrB/MazE/SpoVT family DNA-binding domain-containing protein, with translation MLAKVDSRGRLYIPKELRRDISGEVYLVRVSEGILIVPKPEDPLRELEELGKKLPDVSIEELRREILKEAEKLAGG, from the coding sequence ATGCTTGCAAAGGTGGACTCAAGGGGTAGGCTCTACATACCCAAGGAGCTCAGGAGGGACATTTCGGGTGAGGTTTACCTCGTCAGAGTGTCGGAGGGCATTCTCATAGTGCCCAAGCCGGAGGACCCGCTGAGGGAGCTTGAGGAACTCGGAAAGAAGCTCCCAGACGTTTCCATCGAAGAGCTTAGAAGGGAAATCCTGAAAGAGGCGGAGAAGCTCGCGGGTGGGTAA
- a CDS encoding RNA-binding protein: MTLRAHHVRLTTFIQATEDEDKVLEAIGTFIPEEIDDEDIHFDIIETEGFFGNPIKVVNVEIKRSKAVKAFLRHFKELLDEKARRYILENLEEKVDEEGTLYVRFNKQKAYLGEPEIDEGGDTIQVKIKVKAFPMRKETVVKAVREWLEEKE, from the coding sequence ATGACGCTCAGGGCACACCACGTCAGGCTTACGACGTTCATTCAGGCCACCGAGGACGAGGACAAGGTCTTGGAGGCGATAGGAACATTCATTCCTGAGGAAATTGATGACGAGGACATTCACTTCGACATCATTGAGACGGAGGGCTTCTTCGGTAACCCAATTAAGGTCGTTAACGTTGAGATAAAGAGGAGTAAAGCCGTGAAAGCATTCCTCAGGCACTTCAAGGAGCTCCTTGACGAGAAGGCAAGGCGCTACATCCTTGAGAACCTTGAGGAGAAGGTGGACGAAGAGGGGACGCTCTACGTCCGCTTCAACAAGCAGAAGGCATACCTCGGCGAGCCCGAGATAGATGAAGGTGGAGACACGATTCAGGTCAAGATTAAGGTCAAGGCCTTCCCGATGAGAAAGGAGACCGTCGTAAAGGCCGTAAGGGAGTGGCTGGAGGAGAAGGAATGA
- a CDS encoding Ribonuclease P protein component 3 yields MSERDYFVEMDVRSVEAYELAKEWFDEVVFTKKLVLNAEPDWDSLKEELRELRRTYGKVALLLVTKKPSLIRAFKARNLKALLYVQGGDMRVNRMAIEARADALISPWLGRRDYGFDHTLAGMAGRRGVAIGFSLSPLLRASPYERALTLRFMAKVWELVRKYRVPRFITSSAESKWEVRGPRGLMSLGINIGMEVPEARASLNFHPRRILGKL; encoded by the coding sequence ATGAGCGAGAGGGACTACTTCGTCGAGATGGACGTCAGGAGCGTGGAAGCATACGAGTTAGCCAAAGAATGGTTCGACGAGGTAGTCTTCACAAAAAAGCTTGTCCTCAATGCCGAGCCCGACTGGGACTCGCTGAAGGAGGAGCTCAGGGAACTGAGGAGAACCTACGGGAAGGTCGCCCTCCTGCTCGTAACCAAGAAGCCGAGCCTGATAAGGGCCTTCAAGGCCAGGAACCTCAAGGCTTTGCTCTACGTTCAGGGGGGCGACATGAGGGTCAATAGGATGGCCATCGAGGCCAGGGCGGATGCCCTTATAAGCCCCTGGCTTGGCAGGCGGGACTACGGCTTCGACCACACCCTTGCTGGAATGGCGGGCAGGAGGGGCGTTGCAATCGGCTTCTCGCTCTCGCCGCTTTTGAGGGCGAGCCCTTACGAGCGAGCCTTAACTTTGCGCTTCATGGCCAAAGTCTGGGAACTCGTCAGGAAGTACCGCGTGCCCAGGTTCATCACCAGCTCGGCGGAGAGCAAATGGGAAGTCCGCGGGCCGAGGGGCTTGATGAGCCTTGGAATAAACATAGGAATGGAGGTTCCTGAGGCAAGGGCAAGCCTGAACTTCCACCCCAGGCGGATTCTCGGCAAACTCTAG
- a CDS encoding TIGR00341 family protein, which produces MLRIEVTCGLDELEKLEEVLKKWGVPFYTEEVKVNGKSALKVTAFAPDFVINDLVDELVRAVDMRKGHASITWSQVSGRSVRYSSAVKSLEKFRGKWTVADIEGLIESANSQARVDPIQLTLGAVASMVALFGLIGNNIVMIISAMLLSPILGPLYGFSLNVVMGRGRNALNAVSSILKLLTVIFTSAFVVSLLLKLFGFMPAEPTREILIRGDSGVIYILLAVLLGYAGVVAIVSRIPEILAGVSIAAALVPPTTVVGISLAMGWWGIFFGSLRLTVENVLGLLIGSLLGFYILNVSPRSYYEKRAAKLYTKRTIAVLGLMLAVLILLETIK; this is translated from the coding sequence GTGTTAAGGATCGAAGTCACCTGCGGGCTCGACGAGCTGGAAAAGCTTGAAGAGGTTCTGAAAAAGTGGGGCGTCCCCTTCTACACCGAGGAAGTGAAGGTTAACGGAAAGAGTGCCCTCAAGGTCACGGCCTTTGCGCCCGACTTCGTGATAAACGACCTCGTTGACGAGCTCGTCAGGGCCGTCGACATGAGGAAGGGCCACGCCTCGATAACATGGTCGCAGGTCAGCGGGAGGTCAGTGCGCTACTCCTCTGCGGTTAAGTCCCTTGAAAAGTTCCGGGGCAAGTGGACGGTTGCCGACATCGAGGGCCTCATCGAGAGCGCCAACTCCCAGGCGAGGGTTGATCCGATTCAGCTGACGCTTGGAGCGGTCGCCTCAATGGTTGCCCTCTTCGGCCTGATAGGCAACAACATCGTCATGATTATTTCCGCGATGCTCCTCTCGCCAATCCTCGGTCCACTCTACGGCTTCTCGCTCAACGTTGTCATGGGGCGGGGGAGAAACGCTTTAAACGCCGTCTCCTCGATTCTCAAGCTCCTGACGGTTATATTCACCTCCGCCTTCGTCGTCTCCCTTCTCCTGAAGCTCTTCGGCTTCATGCCGGCCGAACCAACGAGAGAAATCCTCATCAGGGGGGATTCTGGAGTTATCTACATCCTCCTTGCGGTTCTCCTTGGCTACGCCGGTGTGGTTGCAATAGTGAGCAGAATTCCGGAGATTCTTGCGGGAGTCTCGATAGCGGCCGCCCTCGTGCCCCCGACAACCGTTGTGGGAATTTCGCTCGCGATGGGCTGGTGGGGCATCTTCTTCGGCTCGCTCCGCCTCACTGTCGAGAACGTCCTCGGTCTGCTCATAGGTTCGCTTCTCGGTTTCTACATCCTCAACGTCTCGCCGAGGAGCTACTATGAGAAGAGGGCCGCAAAGCTATATACGAAGAGAACGATTGCCGTTCTCGGACTTATGCTGGCAGTCCTCATCCTGCTGGAGACAATAAAATGA
- a CDS encoding TrpB-like pyridoxal phosphate-dependent enzyme, translating into MKAVLADSKIPKRWYNILPDLPEPLAPPLDPETDEPMEPEKLLRIFAEELVKQEMSTERYIKIPKKVRELYAKIGRPTPLFRATNLEKALGTPARIYFKYEGATVTGSHKINTALVQAYYAKEQGIERLVTETGAGQWGTALSLAGALLGLKIRVYMARASYQQKPYRKTIMRLYGAEIYPSPSDRTEIGRKFLSEDPNHPGGLGIAISEAIEDVLKDEKARYALGSVLNHVLMHQTVIGLEAQEQMKKFEEPDVIIGCVGGGSNFAGLAYPFVRDVLSGKADYEFIAVEPRAAPSMTRGVYKYDFGDSGGYTPKMKMHTLGHTYYVPPIHAGGLRYHGLAPTLSVLINHGIVKPLAYHQTEVFWAVELFAKTEGIIPAPESSHAIRAAIARALEAKKEGREEVILFNLSGHGLLDLKGYEDYLDGKLEDYEPDYFPALG; encoded by the coding sequence ATGAAAGCCGTTCTAGCCGATTCTAAGATACCGAAGAGGTGGTATAACATACTGCCCGACCTTCCGGAGCCCCTCGCTCCGCCACTCGACCCGGAGACGGATGAACCGATGGAGCCGGAGAAGCTGTTGAGAATTTTCGCAGAGGAGCTCGTGAAGCAGGAGATGAGCACGGAAAGGTACATCAAGATTCCAAAGAAAGTCCGCGAGCTGTACGCCAAGATAGGCCGCCCAACACCACTCTTCCGCGCGACAAACCTCGAAAAGGCCCTCGGAACACCGGCGAGGATTTACTTCAAGTACGAGGGGGCAACGGTGACGGGGAGCCACAAGATAAACACGGCCCTTGTCCAGGCGTACTACGCCAAGGAGCAGGGCATCGAGAGACTTGTAACTGAGACGGGAGCGGGCCAGTGGGGAACTGCTCTGAGCTTAGCGGGAGCCCTGCTCGGCCTTAAAATCAGGGTCTACATGGCGCGCGCGAGCTATCAGCAGAAGCCCTACAGGAAGACTATAATGCGCCTCTATGGAGCGGAAATCTACCCAAGTCCAAGCGACAGAACGGAGATAGGCAGGAAGTTCCTGAGCGAAGACCCCAATCATCCGGGTGGCCTTGGAATAGCGATAAGCGAGGCCATCGAGGACGTCCTGAAGGATGAAAAGGCTCGCTACGCCCTCGGGAGCGTTTTAAACCACGTCCTCATGCACCAGACTGTCATAGGCCTTGAGGCCCAGGAACAGATGAAGAAGTTTGAAGAGCCAGACGTCATAATCGGCTGCGTCGGAGGTGGAAGCAACTTCGCTGGCCTTGCATATCCCTTTGTGAGAGACGTCCTGAGCGGAAAGGCTGACTACGAGTTCATAGCGGTAGAGCCGAGGGCAGCGCCGAGCATGACGAGGGGAGTGTATAAGTATGACTTCGGCGATTCTGGTGGCTACACGCCGAAGATGAAGATGCACACACTGGGGCACACCTACTACGTCCCGCCGATTCACGCGGGTGGACTGCGCTACCATGGCTTAGCTCCAACCCTGAGCGTCCTAATAAACCACGGTATTGTTAAACCCCTCGCCTACCACCAGACAGAAGTGTTCTGGGCGGTGGAGCTGTTCGCGAAGACTGAGGGGATAATCCCCGCCCCGGAGAGCTCCCATGCCATAAGAGCCGCCATAGCCAGGGCGCTGGAAGCGAAGAAAGAAGGGAGGGAGGAAGTGATACTCTTCAACCTCAGCGGTCATGGCCTGCTCGACCTCAAGGGCTACGAGGACTACCTCGACGGAAAGCTGGAGGACTACGAGCCGGACTACTTCCCTGCCCTCGGCTGA